The Astatotilapia calliptera chromosome 8, fAstCal1.2, whole genome shotgun sequence nucleotide sequence GTGGTTTTAATCATCTCATTTAACTCTTGGCAGGAATCATAATGTAAAAATATTGCAtgcatgattttattttctccCACAACAATAAGAATATCTCTTTACTAGAACAATGTAAGCAAATCTGCAagtctttttgtttctctttaaaaGCTGCAGCCTCTCCTCGCTAACCCAACATTTCTGTGTGGGATTCGTCGTCTTAATCAGAAAGACGGAGACACTGGACTGCAGCTGTTGCTACTTGAACCACATTTAATGAGAGGCTAAATCTTTCCCACTGAGGGGAAGTCGTAGCTTGTTAAACACACGGCCAAAGCTATAGGCAGATAACTTTTTGCTGAAACAGATTCTTAGTATTTAAAAGGTCAACCTGCTACACCTCAGTGCTGATGTCATAGCAGAGATTAAAAATACCAAAAGGCTGATTTTAGTGGAAGTGAGATAAGTCTCTCGTGCATGCTGGCAACTGTTTCGGAGGGCGGACTGAGTGGAATTAAACAGCCGTGTCACTGTACCGTCTCTGTTTAACCTACATGCTCGTCTGTCAGACGCGCCTGACAGCACCAGACCCTGCAAGAGTCCCGGCAGGCACATGGGCCGCACCATATTTAGTCATCCAAAGTCCAGACACAGACCCGTGCAGTCCTCTACCTTAATCTGCCTCCCCTCCATTGCACCCTCTCTCAATTTTTATGTCCTTCCCTCAactccctccctccatctctgtcactttccctctttctcctaCTGCTCCCATTCATCTCTGTCCTTGCTTGCCCTCCCTCCAGTCATTTCTGCTTTATCACTGTCGTGCCCCTCACTGTTTCTCTCCTTCCCGTGTCCCTTTCCTTTCTTGCCTACCAAAACTCTTATATATGATTATGCCATCTATTTTTCTTTGGTCTGCTGTCCACCCACCAACTCTTTCTAAACATGCCCATAAAATCTTCAATCCTGTGATAATTTCTAGACCTTTTTCCTATTTTGTTTCCACTCCTATTTCCTCTCTCCTTCAGAGACTCCCCACAGTTTATTTTCCCAGATGAGCATGCCTCTGATGGAAGCCCGGCCTGGATGCTAATGAGTTGCTAATTCTATCGGCCGCCTCTCTGCGCCCTCCCCACTGAGTGTCAAGCCCACCAGCCTTACCATGACCGGTCTTTTGATGGAGTACGTTTGGTTGATGAACTCCCGTCTGTGTAACCACTTTAACCTCCCTGACCGCAGACACATGCAACCTATCTGTGTCCTTATCTATCCTGCCAAGACCTCTTAGTCCAGTCATTAATGAGCAGACCCATCCTCTCAATCCACTGTGCATAGTGTAAGaggaaatgtgttgtttttattcttatgCTGAGGTCTTTAACTTGCCAAGAAGATTATTTCTGAATGTCTGCTTCACATCTCAGATGTGTTAGGTTGTATTTCCCTATACTCACATATAGGGAACTTCCCACTATATCACTTTATACTAAATCCTACAACTTATGCTGTCATGTCCCAAAAGTTCTCTGTAATTTTTCTGAACTTTTTATTTGAAGTTGTGATGCATACATACAGTAGGTACAGAAGGACAACAGAGTACGATTGCACCTCAAACTATCTAATTTCACATTAAGATAGGGGCATTCGGATTCTCTATAATACAGCCCACAACCCTTTTACAATACTGTGTAGATACTGCATTTCCCTTATGACATTGTATGTTTAAATAGAAAAACACCTGTATGATATTTTATCTCCTTTCCTTTCAAATACTCCAAATGTACCTGTTactttaaaattattaacagcatacttttcttcttttctttaagaGTGAAAACTGTATCCAATGTTCTCCTGCATGTAtccataacacacacatactgaaaataaaaaaacctaAACCTAAAAAAATTACCTGCTTAAGGTTGCTAAAATTAACACCACACAGGTTACACTCTGTAATGCGTGACAGAGATTGATATCGATATTCATCACATTAATTTTTCTAAGCATCTGAATTTATGCTTGACAATCAGCTGAATGGTGTTTAAGCACAGAAGAGGCATCCTATTTATTAGGACACGTGggtgttattttttgtttttgttttttttgaggaTTTCTATGGACAAAATCCACaaaaattgactttttttttttttttgattggccACAGATGAAGCTTTTTGTTCTACAAAGATGAAGAACGATTCTGTAGTATAAGAAAGAGTGTGGGGGTAGAAGGAGGTGGGTGTGGTGCATTGTAATTGAATTCAAACGGTTGAGGTACCTTCCCAACCCCTCCGCTGTCACTTTTAAAATGAGGCTCTTCTAGACTTGACATCCAGGGAAGTAAAAAGGGGATTAAGGAAGAAGAAACCTCAGGCCATATACATCTCTTTCTATTGTCTGCTTTCTTTGCTCTGGGGCTTTTTCTCCTTGTGCCCCTCGATCTTTCTCGGGGACCAAGAGGCCTCTCGTCAAGCACTCAGCTTATGAAAGAAGCCAGCCAGGTACCTGTCTTGACCCATAGATTTAGTCTGTGAGACACTGAGGCCTTTCTAAGTTCTTTTAAAGTGGAGTTCATTTCTCAAATACCCATCACTTTTGGTGAATTTTCTGGTTCAGCGAATAAACACAATGCTGCCTTCTTTGCGGTCAGCACTGTGTCACAATAGCGTTGCAACGGTTGATTTCCTGTAAAATTCCTCAAAAATTAGCAAGTAACTACAGCCTGGCCTTCGTATGTAGAATCCACCCcccgtctttttcttttttttttcccttctaggACCAGCGCTTGCAGCAGTGCTTTGACCAGGGTCACACACGGTTCACTGCTCTGCCGCACCACCAGGGATTATGGGGTGACTTCTGCCATGCTGCTCAAGCATGACCAGAAGGCTTGGCCAGTTTTGACCTGAATAGCGTAGGACTCGAGTAGTGAATGAGAGGCCGGCATTGAAATTCAGGATGCAGCTACTTGCAGTCACTTATGTCTCTCTTTAAATGGTCACATTCTCTCTCTCGGGCCCCTCATCTGTCTGATCCTTTGACAGGCTTTCAGTCAATGAAAACATTCACTTGTGGCCGTACAATgtaaaagattttatttaatttcctttATAAGGGGAAGTATAATTTGGTTTTAAAGATACACAacattgggttttttgtttgcttgttttttatgcAGTACATCAATGCCACTTTCCATTTTCTATCCTGTTATGGTAAAATATGTCGATGACATTGACCCTTgtgtttatttctctctcttacaGGAAAGGCTCTGGTCAGCCTGAAGCGAAGGGTCACTGAGCTCAGACACTCTTCTTCCACTGACTCACAAATTACACACTCACGGGGGGGGAGTCACACACTGACACATCAGTGCAACGACGCAGACACTCAGTTTACACACTTGGGCAAACACACATACCCTCATCCTTGCACATAGACATCCAAACACAGGCCCCTTGAGCAGGATGAGGGAACCTTGGAGGTACCTGCTGGGCCTGTGCCTCCTGGCATGCTCAACCTTCACCCACAGTGCCGCTAATCCCTTCACAGGACAGCAGACTCCTCCAGACCCCTGCTATGATGACACCGGTGCAGCACGCCGGTGTATCCCTGAGTTTATCAATGCTGCCTTCGGCAAGGAGGTGATGGTTTCCAGCGTGTGTGGCCGACCTCCCTCCCGTTCCTGTAGCGTGGTGGAGCGGGGCGACGAGCGGCCTTCTGTACGCACGTGCCAAATCTGTGACGCAGCCGACCCTCGCCGTGCCCACCCGGCTTCCTACCTCACCGACCTCAACTCggcccacaacctcacctgctgGCAGTCGGAGAATCTGAACACCTCTCCGTACAATGTGACTCTCACCCTTTCGCTGGGTAAAAAATTTGAGATTACCTACGTCAGCCTGCAGTTTTGTTCACCACGACCCGAGTCCCTGGCCATATACAAAAGCATGGACTATGGCAAAAGCTGGATGCCCTACCAGTTCTACTCCTCGCAGTGCCGCCGCATGTACAACCGACCCAACAAAGCAACCATCACCAAGCAGAATGAGCAGGAAGCTCTTTGCACAGATGGTCACACTGACCTTTACCCGCTGTCTGGAGGGCTTATAGCTTTCAGCACTCTGGATGGACGGCCTTCTGGTAAAGATTTTGACAACAGCCCAGTTCTTCAGGACTGGGTCACCGTCACTGATATCCGTGTGGTCTTTAGCCGGCCGCAGATGCCCCGGGAGTTGGTACTAGGGGCCGGAGGCAACACTGGAGGGAGGGATGATGACCCCATGGCAGTGACATCAACACTCCCAACTTATTTCTATGCAGTGGGAGACTTCCAGGTGGGCGGGAGGTGTAAGTGCAACGGCCATGCCTCACGCTGTCTGAAAGACAAGGAAGGTAAACTGGTGTGTGACTGCAAACACAACACGGAGGGACCTGAATGTGACCGCTGCAAGCCCTTTCACTATGACCGACCTTGGCA carries:
- the ntn2 gene encoding netrin 2 — translated: MREPWRYLLGLCLLACSTFTHSAANPFTGQQTPPDPCYDDTGAARRCIPEFINAAFGKEVMVSSVCGRPPSRSCSVVERGDERPSVRTCQICDAADPRRAHPASYLTDLNSAHNLTCWQSENLNTSPYNVTLTLSLGKKFEITYVSLQFCSPRPESLAIYKSMDYGKSWMPYQFYSSQCRRMYNRPNKATITKQNEQEALCTDGHTDLYPLSGGLIAFSTLDGRPSGKDFDNSPVLQDWVTVTDIRVVFSRPQMPRELVLGAGGNTGGRDDDPMAVTSTLPTYFYAVGDFQVGGRCKCNGHASRCLKDKEGKLVCDCKHNTEGPECDRCKPFHYDRPWQRANAREANECLPCNCNLHARRCRFNMELYKLSGRKSGGVCMNCRHNTAGRHCHYCKEGFYRDMARPITHRRACKACDCHPVGAAGKTCNQTTGQCPCKDGVTGITCNRCAKGYQQSRSPVAPCIKIPVVNPTAVVSSTEEPADCESYCKPVKGNLKINMKKYCKKDYAVQVNVLDMETVGDWAKFSVSVVAVYKSRGEPLKRGDNILWVHMKDLACKCPKIQMSKRFLVMGGAEGGTGPGAGPGVGPGGGASSPGAERIGLVADKNSLVIQWRDVWTRRLRKFQRKEKKGKCSKA